One Rhododendron vialii isolate Sample 1 chromosome 2a, ASM3025357v1 genomic region harbors:
- the LOC131317457 gene encoding wall-associated receptor kinase-like 8 — MEKKRKREGEVLEFKIFQIIILLLWLTTAESVAKYPLAKPGCQERCGNISIPYPFGIGSNCSIADDFAVTCDHSFNPPKPFINSINLEVLKIPIIGSTVQVNNPVITYNCSGRADGKDVDLCETSFTFSHTYNRFTAMGCNNLALVVRGSDIRTGFMSICNAFLPPSQSDETGCYGINCCQTRILRGLRMVNASLRSIDPNNNQHGCKYAFMVDNQWFSDKDIFNVFNVSETEYVPAVLDWVYRNGTAISVKISVALMLTLIQ, encoded by the exons ATGGAAAAGAAG agaaagagggagggagaggttttggaatttaaaatttttcaaattaTCATCTTATTGTTGTGGCTAACCACAGCAGAATCAGTAGCAAAATATCCTCTTGCAAAGCCTGGCTGTCAAGAAAGATGCGGGAACATTTCCATCCCCTACCCCTTCGGAATTGGGTCCAATTGCTCCATTGCTGATGATTTTGCAGTAACTTGCGACCACTCTTTCAATCCACCCAAACCTTTTATTAACAGCATCAATCTAGAAGTGCTGAAGATTCCAATAATTGGGTCAACGGTCCAAGTTAACAATCCAGTTATCACTTACAATTGTTCCGGTAGAGCTGACGGTAAAGACGTTGACTTGTGCGAGACGTCGTTTACGTTCTCTCACACGTACAATAGATTCACAGCCATGGGTTGCAACAACCTTGCCCTAGTAGTCCGTGGATCAGACATTAGAACCGGTTTCATGTCGATTTGCAACGCTTTTCTTCCTCCTTCTCAGAGTGATGAAACAGGTTGCTATGGGATAAACTGCTGCCAGACCAGAATCCTGCGTGGCCTTAGGATGGTTAATGCCTCTCTAAGAAGCATTGATCCGAACAACAATCAACATGGTTGCAAGTACGCATTCATGGTTGACAACCAATGGTTTAGCGATAAAGATATCTTTAATGTATTTAATGTAAGTGAAACGGAATATGTTCCTGCAGTGCTGGATTGGGTGTATCGTAATGGGACTGCAATATCAGTGAAAATTTCTGTGGCGCTAATGCTCACGCTTATACAATAA
- the LOC131312627 gene encoding wall-associated receptor kinase-like 1 isoform X1, with product MGTFSSLGALILLICMWWLYREVNRRKEAKLKEKFFKRNGGLLLQQQLSSDQGNLETTKLFTSKELEKATDNYNANRILGQGGQGTVYKGMLTDGRILAIKKSKALDEGKHEPFINEVVILSRINIRNIVKLFGCCLETEVPMLVYEFIPNGNLSQCLHDPNEEFPLTWDLRLRIATEIAGALFYLHSLASIPIYHRDIKSANILLDEKFRAKVSDFGISRSISVDNTHLTTAVQGTFGYLDPEYFQSSQFTEKSDVYSFGVYLLSSLLEKKPILSGKSNEGGSLTAYFLLTMKENWLYDILDARVVKEGGEKEILRVANIAKRCLCLNGSSRPTMKEVVMDRVGWDQNVKWGNRHC from the exons ATGG GTACTTTCTCAAGTCTTGGAGCATTAATTCTACTAATTTGTATGTGGTGGTTGTACCGAGAAGTCAATAGAAGAAAGGAAGCAAAGCTGAAGGAAAAATTCTTCAAACGAAATGGTGGTTTGTTATTACAGCAGCAGTTATCATCAGACCAGGGTAATCTTGAGACAACCAAGTTATTCACATCGAAGGAGTTAGAGAAGGCGACAGACAATTACAATGCTAATCGAATCCTCGGCCAGGGAGGCCAAGGGACTGTTTACAAGGGGATGTTAACAGATGGGAGAATCTTAGCgattaaaaagtcaaaagcatTGGATGAAGGCAAACATGAGCCGTTTATCAATGAGGTGGTCATTTTATCCCGAATAAACATAAGAAATATTGTTAAGCTATTTGGATGTTGTTTGGAGACAGAAGTTCCTATGCTGGTTTATGAATTCATCCCTAATGGAAACCTTTCCCAGTGTCTCCACGACCCAAATGAAGAATTTCCTCTTACTTGGGATTTGCGATTACGGATCGCTACAGAAATTGCAGGAGCTCTATTTTACCTTCACTCATTAGCTTCCATACCCATCTACCATCGAGACATCAAGTCCGCAAACATACTCTTGGATGAAAAATTCAGAGCAAAAGTCTCCGATTTTGGCATTTCAAGGTCAATTTCTGTTGATAACACTCACTTGACCACGGCAGTGCAGGGTACCTTCGGCTACTTGGATCCGGAGTACTTCCAGTCCAGCCAATTCACAGAAAAGAGCGATGTTTACAGCTTTGGGGTGTACTTGTTGAGCTCCTTACTGGAAAAAAAACCGATTTTGTCAGGCAAGTCTAATGAAGGGGGAAGCCTAACAGCATACTTCCTATTGACAATGAAGGAGAACTGGTTGTATGATATTCTCGATGCTCGAGTAGTGAAAGAGGGTGGAGAAAAAGAGATTTTGAGAGTCGCTAATATTGCGAAAAGATGCTTGTGCTTGAATGGAAGCAGCAGGCCAACAATGAAAGAGGTGGTAATGGATCGAGTTGGATGGGATCAGAATGTCAAATGGGGCAACCGCCACTGTTAA
- the LOC131312627 gene encoding wall-associated receptor kinase-like 1 isoform X2 → MWWLYREVNRRKEAKLKEKFFKRNGGLLLQQQLSSDQGNLETTKLFTSKELEKATDNYNANRILGQGGQGTVYKGMLTDGRILAIKKSKALDEGKHEPFINEVVILSRINIRNIVKLFGCCLETEVPMLVYEFIPNGNLSQCLHDPNEEFPLTWDLRLRIATEIAGALFYLHSLASIPIYHRDIKSANILLDEKFRAKVSDFGISRSISVDNTHLTTAVQGTFGYLDPEYFQSSQFTEKSDVYSFGVYLLSSLLEKKPILSGKSNEGGSLTAYFLLTMKENWLYDILDARVVKEGGEKEILRVANIAKRCLCLNGSSRPTMKEVVMDRVGWDQNVKWGNRHC, encoded by the coding sequence ATGTGGTGGTTGTACCGAGAAGTCAATAGAAGAAAGGAAGCAAAGCTGAAGGAAAAATTCTTCAAACGAAATGGTGGTTTGTTATTACAGCAGCAGTTATCATCAGACCAGGGTAATCTTGAGACAACCAAGTTATTCACATCGAAGGAGTTAGAGAAGGCGACAGACAATTACAATGCTAATCGAATCCTCGGCCAGGGAGGCCAAGGGACTGTTTACAAGGGGATGTTAACAGATGGGAGAATCTTAGCgattaaaaagtcaaaagcatTGGATGAAGGCAAACATGAGCCGTTTATCAATGAGGTGGTCATTTTATCCCGAATAAACATAAGAAATATTGTTAAGCTATTTGGATGTTGTTTGGAGACAGAAGTTCCTATGCTGGTTTATGAATTCATCCCTAATGGAAACCTTTCCCAGTGTCTCCACGACCCAAATGAAGAATTTCCTCTTACTTGGGATTTGCGATTACGGATCGCTACAGAAATTGCAGGAGCTCTATTTTACCTTCACTCATTAGCTTCCATACCCATCTACCATCGAGACATCAAGTCCGCAAACATACTCTTGGATGAAAAATTCAGAGCAAAAGTCTCCGATTTTGGCATTTCAAGGTCAATTTCTGTTGATAACACTCACTTGACCACGGCAGTGCAGGGTACCTTCGGCTACTTGGATCCGGAGTACTTCCAGTCCAGCCAATTCACAGAAAAGAGCGATGTTTACAGCTTTGGGGTGTACTTGTTGAGCTCCTTACTGGAAAAAAAACCGATTTTGTCAGGCAAGTCTAATGAAGGGGGAAGCCTAACAGCATACTTCCTATTGACAATGAAGGAGAACTGGTTGTATGATATTCTCGATGCTCGAGTAGTGAAAGAGGGTGGAGAAAAAGAGATTTTGAGAGTCGCTAATATTGCGAAAAGATGCTTGTGCTTGAATGGAAGCAGCAGGCCAACAATGAAAGAGGTGGTAATGGATCGAGTTGGATGGGATCAGAATGTCAAATGGGGCAACCGCCACTGTTAA